In Methylocystis sp. IM3, the following are encoded in one genomic region:
- a CDS encoding copper oxidase, translated as MIAKPKPVEAIDFLPPGARAPIHPTGWVYDICYRMRDEQTTCPAYAAPSSDFGGVRLALKKGDLLKVRLVNKLPAQDKAKVSHYWNLSLPSVPDPHGINLPLTPLNLHTHGLVVEARAPSPRNPTWGDNIYVDLYNPQNGRPLPQPHQHGAVVDGGVLDYEIDIPRNEPSGADWYHPHVHGVTADSLSSGLAGIISIGGVNDYLGGGSKWGFSFPESQVRHLTLKDMQVLAAGAIQFAQGTANVTLPVSNGEVLNDQQDPAFCTQLPGAGEIRRGSCPGADNTSSGDNNYTGGRWYFPVSGTVFPTIEVNRPGGEIWRISNIGASATYKLRIQDNRGAYPIVVQLIAVDGVSIHVPAGTSQGDEVTLGGARFTVVPCPVKTPLGFKADPICVKDFVMMPGARAEVWVTYRDRDGRIATPPGGGATATFQTVGITTGASGVGDPWPAVDLAEVRFGRGNVSNGLVALDLLGDALAANRPQGIFFEKVPYARPAPPPQNCAPLPEGFRRRIFFGLVDTSNPNVFGLGYEILDRSGAVVPNSSLPVTAFDTSNPFICLPLGAGQTPVREVWEIVNLATENHNFHIHQTKFRAIQPNAANSPLSPTLDPRIGAGVMEDNVPLQITTFRTPAIRDAVMNTQNGYCTIGQWRSGDCLMKPQIVDIPFAE; from the coding sequence ATGATTGCAAAACCCAAGCCCGTCGAGGCGATCGATTTCCTTCCGCCGGGCGCGCGCGCGCCGATCCATCCGACCGGATGGGTCTATGACATCTGTTACCGGATGCGCGACGAACAGACGACGTGCCCCGCCTATGCGGCTCCCTCGTCGGACTTCGGCGGCGTTCGCCTCGCGCTGAAAAAGGGCGATCTGCTGAAAGTTCGGCTCGTGAACAAGCTGCCGGCGCAGGACAAGGCGAAAGTGTCGCATTACTGGAATCTGAGCCTGCCGTCGGTTCCCGATCCGCACGGAATCAACCTGCCTCTGACGCCCCTCAATCTGCATACGCACGGGCTCGTCGTCGAGGCGCGGGCGCCGTCGCCCAGGAACCCGACCTGGGGCGACAACATCTACGTCGATCTCTACAATCCTCAGAACGGGCGTCCGCTGCCGCAGCCCCATCAGCATGGCGCGGTGGTCGATGGCGGCGTTCTCGATTATGAAATCGACATTCCGCGCAACGAGCCCTCGGGCGCCGACTGGTATCATCCCCATGTTCACGGCGTCACGGCGGACAGCCTGTCGAGCGGACTGGCGGGCATCATCTCGATCGGCGGCGTCAACGACTATCTCGGCGGCGGATCGAAATGGGGCTTTTCCTTTCCCGAGAGCCAGGTGCGTCATCTGACCCTGAAGGACATGCAGGTGCTCGCCGCGGGCGCCATCCAGTTCGCACAGGGCACGGCGAATGTCACGCTTCCCGTCTCCAATGGCGAGGTGCTGAACGATCAGCAGGACCCGGCCTTCTGCACGCAGCTGCCGGGCGCCGGAGAAATCCGGCGGGGCTCCTGCCCCGGCGCCGACAATACGAGTTCGGGCGACAATAATTACACCGGCGGACGTTGGTATTTCCCGGTCAGCGGCACGGTCTTCCCGACGATCGAGGTGAACCGGCCGGGCGGCGAGATCTGGCGCATCAGCAACATCGGCGCGAGCGCAACCTACAAGCTGCGCATCCAGGACAATCGCGGCGCCTATCCGATCGTGGTGCAGCTCATCGCCGTCGACGGCGTCAGCATTCACGTTCCCGCCGGCACGTCGCAAGGCGACGAGGTGACGCTCGGCGGCGCGCGCTTCACCGTCGTCCCCTGCCCGGTCAAGACGCCCCTGGGCTTCAAGGCCGATCCGATCTGCGTCAAGGATTTCGTGATGATGCCGGGCGCGCGCGCGGAGGTGTGGGTCACCTATCGCGACAGGGACGGCAGGATCGCGACGCCGCCGGGCGGCGGCGCGACGGCGACCTTCCAGACCGTCGGCATCACCACCGGCGCGAGCGGCGTCGGCGATCCCTGGCCCGCCGTCGATCTGGCGGAGGTGAGATTCGGCCGGGGCAATGTGAGCAACGGCCTCGTCGCGCTCGATCTGCTCGGCGACGCGCTTGCGGCGAACCGCCCGCAAGGCATTTTCTTCGAGAAAGTGCCCTATGCGCGGCCCGCGCCGCCGCCGCAAAACTGCGCGCCGCTGCCGGAGGGCTTCCGGCGCAGGATCTTCTTCGGACTCGTCGATACGTCCAATCCGAACGTCTTCGGCCTCGGCTATGAAATCCTCGACAGAAGCGGCGCCGTCGTGCCGAACTCCTCGCTTCCGGTCACGGCCTTCGATACGTCGAATCCCTTCATCTGCCTGCCGCTCGGCGCCGGCCAGACGCCGGTCCGGGAAGTCTGGGAGATCGTCAATCTCGCAACCGAGAACCACAATTTCCACATCCATCAAACCAAGTTCCGCGCCATTCAGCCAAACGCCGCGAACTCGCCGCTGTCGCCGACGCTCGATCCGCGCATCGGCGCCGGCGTGATGGAGGACAATGTGCCGCTCCAGATCACGACCTTCAGGACTCCGGCGATCCGGGACGCCGTCATGAACACTCAGAACGGCTATTGCACGATCGGCCAGTGGCGCAGCGGCGACTGTCTCATGAAGCCGCAGATCGTGGACATTCCCTTCGCGGAGC